A window of the Butyricimonas virosa genome harbors these coding sequences:
- a CDS encoding redox-sensing transcriptional repressor Rex has protein sequence MANDSKVVPVPVLRRMPAYLSFVKTLQKQGEKYVSSTRIAEYMEIDATQVTKDLSHTGISGKTRVGYEVDNFVEILDDFLGFNKINNAFLVGAGSLGCALLQDKGLRNFGLNIQKAFDVDKSKIGTKINDVEIFHVDQFRGMPGECNVAIGIITVPAECAQNVADLMVAWGIKAIWNFTPARIKVPAHIAVQNTTIYTNLAILFNKLNGQE, from the coding sequence ATGGCTAATGATAGTAAAGTTGTTCCAGTTCCGGTTTTGAGGCGTATGCCCGCTTATCTTTCTTTCGTGAAAACATTGCAAAAGCAGGGAGAGAAGTACGTCTCGTCAACAAGAATTGCCGAATACATGGAAATAGACGCCACGCAAGTGACGAAAGATCTGTCGCATACCGGTATCTCCGGTAAAACTCGTGTTGGTTACGAAGTGGATAATTTCGTGGAGATACTGGATGACTTTCTTGGTTTCAACAAGATTAATAACGCTTTTCTAGTTGGGGCAGGTTCGTTGGGATGTGCCTTGTTGCAGGATAAGGGATTGAGAAATTTCGGATTGAATATACAGAAGGCTTTCGACGTGGACAAGTCTAAAATAGGGACAAAGATTAATGATGTCGAGATTTTTCACGTGGACCAGTTCCGGGGAATGCCGGGAGAATGTAACGTGGCGATAGGTATTATTACCGTTCCGGCTGAATGTGCCCAGAACGTGGCCGATTTAATGGTTGCCTGGGGAATTAAAGCTATTTGGAATTTTACCCCGGCCCGGATTAAAGTGCCTGCTCATATTGCCGTACAAAATACGACAATATACACGAACTTGGCCATTTTATTTAATAAATTGAACGGGCAGGAATAG
- a CDS encoding polymer-forming cytoskeletal protein, protein MGKEVQAILNLLSEGVIVEGNIQTPRDIRIDGTLVGTVNADGRLILGPSSHVTGKVNSPNIDVFGSVEGDIVSTGIVVLRAKSNVKGTISTATMVVEAGAVFNGESNMIASTKGVVRPETTEKK, encoded by the coding sequence ATGGGAAAGGAAGTACAGGCAATCTTGAATCTTTTGAGTGAAGGTGTCATCGTCGAGGGGAATATTCAAACGCCAAGGGATATACGGATTGACGGCACGCTTGTCGGGACTGTTAATGCTGACGGTCGTTTGATCCTCGGACCTTCTTCTCATGTTACGGGAAAAGTCAATTCTCCGAATATTGATGTGTTCGGGAGCGTGGAGGGGGATATAGTTTCAACCGGTATTGTCGTGTTAAGGGCAAAATCAAACGTGAAGGGAACGATCTCCACTGCAACTATGGTTGTTGAGGCCGGGGCGGTGTTTAACGGGGAAAGTAATATGATTGCGTCGACCAAAGGTGTTGTTCGCCCGGAAACGACAGAAAAGAAATAA
- a CDS encoding bifunctional folylpolyglutamate synthase/dihydrofolate synthase codes for MNYKETLEWLFAQLPMYQREGKAAYKANLDNTLKLDEHFGSPHKQFKTIHVGGTNGKGSVSHMLASILQEAGYKTGLYTSPHLKDFRERIKINGEMITEQYVINFVEENKSLFAGIKPSFFEMTVAMAFQYFADQQVDIAVIEVGLGGRLDSTNIITPLASVITNISFDHMALLGDTLEKIAHEKAGIIKPGIPAIIGTKDPASDFVFIEKAKECETTLEFASENWQVTRDNKNTYRLENKNGITFAPVQADLKGLYQRKNIPAVLETVLSLRNNGLHISDQNIYNGIANTIRNTGLLGRWQELSQTPYTVCDTGHNIDGLTEIVAQLKTCTYEQLHFVIGMVNDKDVDSVLRILPKDAIYYFCKASIPRAMDEKTLAEKARVNHLHGKTFPTVAAAYQAAREAASNRDMIYIGGSTFVVAEVI; via the coding sequence ATGAACTACAAGGAAACATTAGAATGGTTATTTGCCCAGCTTCCCATGTACCAAAGAGAAGGTAAGGCCGCATACAAAGCCAATCTGGACAACACGTTAAAACTGGATGAACACTTCGGTTCTCCGCACAAACAATTCAAGACCATCCACGTGGGAGGTACAAACGGTAAGGGTTCAGTGTCTCACATGCTGGCCTCCATATTACAAGAAGCCGGATATAAAACCGGGCTATACACGTCACCGCATTTGAAAGATTTCCGTGAACGCATCAAAATAAACGGGGAGATGATCACAGAACAATACGTGATCAATTTCGTGGAAGAGAATAAATCACTTTTCGCCGGGATCAAACCGTCCTTCTTCGAAATGACAGTAGCGATGGCCTTCCAATATTTTGCGGATCAACAAGTTGATATTGCTGTTATCGAAGTCGGACTTGGGGGGCGACTGGACTCCACGAATATCATTACCCCTCTGGCCTCGGTGATCACGAATATTTCATTCGATCATATGGCCCTTCTCGGTGACACGCTAGAAAAAATCGCACACGAGAAAGCGGGGATTATCAAACCCGGTATTCCCGCAATCATCGGGACGAAAGACCCCGCCAGTGACTTTGTCTTTATTGAAAAAGCAAAAGAGTGTGAAACCACCCTTGAATTTGCATCCGAAAACTGGCAAGTAACACGAGATAATAAAAACACCTACCGGCTGGAAAACAAAAACGGGATCACGTTTGCCCCCGTGCAAGCGGACCTGAAAGGACTTTATCAACGAAAAAATATCCCGGCCGTTCTGGAAACGGTTCTAAGCCTAAGAAACAATGGCTTGCACATCTCCGATCAAAACATATACAACGGCATAGCCAACACAATTCGCAACACGGGATTGCTTGGACGTTGGCAAGAATTATCACAAACCCCCTATACGGTATGCGACACCGGACACAACATCGATGGACTAACCGAGATTGTCGCCCAATTAAAAACCTGCACGTACGAACAACTTCATTTCGTGATCGGGATGGTAAACGACAAGGACGTGGATAGCGTGTTGCGCATCCTGCCCAAAGACGCTATTTATTACTTCTGCAAAGCATCCATACCCAGGGCTATGGATGAGAAAACTTTAGCCGAGAAAGCCCGAGTAAATCATCTTCACGGGAAAACCTTCCCGACAGTTGCAGCAGCCTATCAAGCCGCCCGTGAAGCCGCCAGCAACCGGGATATGATATACATCGGGGGAAGTACTTTTGTTGTTGCGGAAGTGATTTAA
- a CDS encoding META domain-containing protein, whose product MKGIFFCCVLAIWMTSCKSAKESVSLTGVKWVAESLNGKEIKFKEGGSEVFITLESSDKKIFGRAGCNRFFGVYEQNESQLTFSGMGATKMACPDMDIETSFFKVLEDTKSFIIKNDKLTLKDSNNVIAVFKAQKETPKEE is encoded by the coding sequence ATGAAAGGAATATTTTTTTGTTGTGTATTAGCAATATGGATGACTTCGTGCAAGTCGGCAAAGGAGAGCGTTTCTCTGACTGGGGTGAAATGGGTTGCGGAGAGTTTGAACGGGAAAGAGATTAAGTTCAAGGAAGGTGGGAGCGAGGTATTCATCACGCTTGAAAGCAGTGATAAGAAAATATTTGGAAGGGCGGGATGTAATCGCTTTTTTGGTGTTTACGAACAAAACGAGTCGCAATTGACTTTTAGCGGGATGGGTGCGACTAAGATGGCTTGTCCTGATATGGATATTGAAACAAGTTTTTTCAAGGTTCTGGAAGATACGAAGAGTTTTATCATAAAGAATGATAAGTTGACGCTGAAAGATAGTAATAACGTGATTGCGGTATTTAAAGCGCAAAAAGAAACTCCTAAAGAGGAATAA